The proteins below are encoded in one region of Sulfolobus islandicus Y.N.15.51:
- a CDS encoding succinate dehydrogenase/fumarate reductase iron-sulfur subunit, with amino-acid sequence MTQSQEEEVILKVKRFNPERGFWWAEYKLKVDRFTQFTEALRRIKSEQDPTLSYRASCHMAVCGSCGMKINGEPRLACKTLVLDVAKKYNSHVITIEPMDYFKPIKDLIVDWNEFYERMFKVKPRLYQAKEVLEGKAEHRLKPEDQKELWKFAQCIWCGLCVSACPAVIIDQQFLGPAAHAKGYRFLADPRDTITEERMKILIDSSWRCTYCYQCFNVCPRDIEPVTAIKKTRSFTRIYKAKSEVAERGENHVEAIRESIFKTGKLSEAPVYLKTYGVLQSLIDLVYMSRAGKLKYILVQEKPVQNINEIKKIIGE; translated from the coding sequence ATGACTCAGTCTCAAGAGGAAGAAGTTATATTAAAGGTAAAAAGATTCAATCCCGAAAGAGGATTCTGGTGGGCAGAATATAAGCTGAAGGTTGATAGGTTTACACAATTTACAGAGGCCCTTAGGAGAATAAAGAGTGAACAAGATCCTACACTATCGTACAGAGCATCTTGTCATATGGCAGTATGTGGAAGTTGTGGAATGAAAATTAATGGTGAACCTAGACTGGCTTGTAAAACGTTAGTTTTAGATGTCGCCAAAAAATATAACAGCCATGTGATAACAATTGAGCCAATGGATTATTTTAAACCAATCAAAGACTTAATAGTGGACTGGAATGAGTTTTACGAAAGGATGTTCAAGGTAAAACCAAGATTATATCAGGCTAAAGAGGTATTAGAGGGTAAAGCTGAACATAGACTTAAACCCGAAGATCAGAAAGAGTTATGGAAATTCGCTCAATGCATATGGTGTGGATTATGTGTCTCAGCTTGTCCAGCGGTTATAATAGATCAGCAATTTTTAGGACCAGCTGCTCATGCTAAAGGTTATAGGTTTTTAGCTGATCCAAGGGATACAATAACCGAAGAGAGAATGAAAATATTAATTGATAGTTCATGGCGTTGTACTTATTGCTATCAATGCTTTAATGTGTGTCCAAGAGATATAGAGCCAGTGACTGCAATAAAGAAAACTAGAAGCTTTACTAGAATATACAAGGCCAAATCAGAAGTAGCAGAAAGAGGCGAAAATCATGTTGAGGCTATTCGTGAATCTATATTTAAAACTGGAAAGCTCTCTGAAGCACCAGTATATTTAAAGACCTACGGAGTGTTGCAATCCCTTATTGATCTAGTGTATATGTCGAGGGCAGGAAAGCTTAAGTACATATTAGTTCAAGAGAAACCCGTACAAAATATAAACGAAATTAAAAAGATAATAGGTGAGTGA
- a CDS encoding CoB--CoM heterodisulfide reductase iron-sulfur subunit B family protein — translation MKIAYYPGCATHGLSKDVDIATKKVAEVLGVELIEVPDWNCCGGGFYDEYDEVGHVALNLRNLSQVEKMGLTKMVTPCSVCLHSHRLATYKYKEDRDIKRKTDKRLEGTSVKYEGKVDAEHIVWVLLRDVGVENIKKHVKKTLTGLKVGTYYGCQMLRPEQIMGFEKAYNPTSLSELVAVTGAIPVPFPTMTSCCGFPLVGSNPKGALKLAFNVLNGAKQAGADLVIHPCSLCHLQLDSLQLKVKAEFNVSWTMPAIYVTQLLGLSFGFSPEELGIGKIAIDVLRNKGVI, via the coding sequence ATGAAAATAGCTTACTATCCTGGATGTGCAACCCATGGTTTATCTAAGGATGTAGATATAGCAACAAAAAAGGTAGCAGAAGTACTTGGAGTTGAGCTGATAGAAGTACCAGATTGGAACTGTTGTGGTGGTGGATTTTATGACGAATATGATGAAGTTGGTCATGTGGCTCTTAACTTAAGGAATTTATCACAAGTAGAAAAGATGGGTCTTACGAAGATGGTAACACCTTGTAGCGTATGTCTTCATAGCCATAGGCTAGCAACATACAAATATAAGGAAGATAGAGATATTAAAAGAAAGACTGATAAAAGACTAGAAGGCACTTCAGTTAAATATGAGGGAAAGGTGGATGCGGAACATATAGTTTGGGTTTTATTAAGAGATGTAGGAGTAGAGAATATTAAGAAACACGTTAAGAAAACTTTAACTGGACTTAAAGTAGGCACTTATTACGGATGTCAAATGCTAAGACCAGAACAAATAATGGGATTTGAGAAGGCATACAATCCCACTAGCTTATCTGAATTGGTTGCAGTAACTGGAGCTATACCAGTTCCTTTCCCTACCATGACCTCATGTTGCGGATTTCCCCTAGTTGGAAGCAATCCTAAGGGCGCTTTAAAGTTAGCATTTAACGTTCTTAATGGTGCCAAACAAGCTGGAGCTGATTTAGTAATACACCCGTGTAGTTTATGTCATCTTCAGCTGGACTCTTTACAGTTAAAGGTTAAGGCTGAATTTAACGTAAGTTGGACTATGCCTGCAATATATGTAACACAACTATTGGGTTTATCCTTTGGTTTCAGTCCTGAAGAACTAGGAATAGGAAAGATTGCAATTGACGTATTACGAAATAAGGGAGTGATATAA